A region of the Thermodesulfobium sp. 4217-1 genome:
GTAAAAGTCAGGACACCTCCCTGACTTTTTATCTTATATTATAATGCGTTTAATCTTTTTTCTTTAGCAATAAGATCATCATTATTAGAAGTAAAAATGCTTATAACTATAAATATAATTAAGTTTACCATTAAAGCTACAAAACCTGCATTTAGATGAAGCCCAAGTATTGCTACGGGATCTAGCTTGTTTAGCGTTAGATATACTACTAAAATCTCTCCAACAATTAAGCCGCAAAATGAAGCAATCTTTGTAGATCTCTTCCAGAACAATCCCAGAACGATCATTGGGAAAAATTGGGTAACTCCAGAATATCCTATTAAAAGAAGGTTGACCAGTAAATTTGGAGCAAATATAGCCAAACAAAGAGCTGTAGCGGTAACTATAAAAACAATAATTCTTGCCACAAATTTCTGATGTGGGTGATCTGCATCAGGGTTAAAGCCTCTACAATAAATATTCCTAGTAAAAATCATCGAGGTATTCAATATGAGATCGGACGCAGGAATCATACAGGCTAAGGCACCAGCGCCGCCGACCAGACCAAGAGCCCATCCTGGAAAAACTTTTTGAACCATTACCATAAATGACATATCAGGGTTACTTAGACCAGGCAAAATTAAAAGTGCAGTAAAGCCAATAAGCATTGGAAAGAGCAAGCATATTTGGTACAGAGGAAGAAAAACTGCATTGTGTCTTAAAACTTCAGGACTTTTTGCGCTAAAGCTGTTTGCAGAAAAGTGCGGCCACATATAGAAGCCCAAGCTTGTGAGTACCAGCGTAGACATCACCCAGCTCACATCCAGAACTTTTGTCCCGCCAGGAAGAGCCAAAAAGCCTGGCTTTGCAGCATCCAATGCATCAAACATATTTCCAAGATTTCCATAGAAATGAAATGGTAAATATAAACCGAAAAATACTACAGCAATAATCATAACCACATCCTTGATAATAGCAGTAGTAGCGACTCCTTTGAGACCGCTAAGATAAACAAATATAGCCACAAGGGTAAAAGCTATCAACATTGCGGGAACTTTAGTAATCAGGCCATAAGAGCAAGTTTGAATAATGATGCCTAAACCAGTTAACTGAAGCTGAAGATATGGTAGAAGAAATAGTACCCCAATTACAGCGGTTAGTATTCCCAATGGCTTGCTGTCGTAAATATGCTGAACCAAATCGGGCTGAGTCATTAAACCAAATTTCTTACCTATTGGCGAAATCTTTGGAAGAACATAATATCCTACTACATATGCAAGAGCACCGTAGCCCAATATGTAAAAAGTAGGTCCGCCTCTTGCATATGCCCATCCACTCGCACCAAGAAAGGCAAAGGCAGTATATATTTCTCCTGCTAAAATAAACCAGCTGAGCCATCTGCCAAATCCTCTGCCACCTATAGCCCAACCTTCTAAATTTAGCTTTTCTTTCATACCAGGTAGCATCCCTACAATGGTTGTAACAAAAACAAAAATAAAAATAATTCCTAAGGCTAAGAATTCATTTGACATAATTTAGCTCCTATCCATTTGAATTATTTGTATCAATTTTGTAGATAATGCTAAGACATACAAATGCTACAAATATGCCTGCTACCAGCCAAAAAGCTAAAAATGGAAGACCCAATACGATTGGCTTTACTGTGTTCACGAAAGGGATCATTGCAATTGTCCAAACAAACGGAATTAGAGTCAAAACGAACTTTAAAGCTTTCATACCACCATACCTCCTTAATTTTTTTTATTCCAAAAGCTTCATTGCAGAGTTAACAAAAACCTTAAGACCTACCATTAGAGCGTCCTCATCAATGTCGAAATGAGGATGATGATGAGGATATACTATACCTTTTGCTGCATTGCCTGCTCCAATAAAAAAGAAAGCGCCCTTTATTTTCTGCAGATAATAAGAAAAATCTTCAGCGCCCATCACAGGCTTAATATGTTGGACGTTTTCCTCTCCGATAGCTTCGATAGCAGAATTTTCAATTATTTTCACAATGTTTTTGTGGTTTATCAGAGACGGATAACCAAAGATAGGCTCCAGAGTATATTTTGCTCCGTTTGAGGCACATATTCCCTCACAGATTTCTTCAATGCGTCGAAACATTATCTCTCTGACTTCTTGGGAGAATGTTCTAACAGTCCCCTTTACGAGAGATTTATCAGGAATTATGTTAAAGGCAGAGCCAGAGTTGAAAAGTCCAATGGACAAAACTGCATTTTCCAAAGGATCTATGCTTGTAGCTGTAACCATTTTAAGTGCAAGAATAATTTGAGCCCCTGTAATTATTGGATCTACAGTCTGATGAGGCATCGACCCATGCCCTCCGCGACCGCTAACATTAATAGTAAATTCATCTGCACAAGCCATCAGCCTGTCATAACTAATTCCTATCTTGCCACATTCAATCGGTTGCCATAGATGCGCGCCAATGATAGTGTCTACCCCATCCAATACTCCTTCTTCAATTAACCTTTTGGCGCCGCCAATGGGTACTTTTTCTTCATTTGGCTGGAATATAAGCCTTATATTGCCATGCAACAAATCTATATTCTCAGAGAAAAATTTGGCTACTCCTAAAAGCATTGCGGTGTGTCCATCGTGGCCGCATGCGTGGCACACATTGGGATTGTTTGATTTATAGGGCTTATCAATTACATCATCTATGGGCAAGGCATCCATATCTGCCCTTATAGCAACCCTCTTAGGACCATTTCCTGTAACTTCACAGATTACGCCAGTATCCCCAATCTTTCCTGGCCTTAGTCCAAAACTTGTTAATTCTGATATTATCCTTGCTTGAGTATTAAACTCTTCCAACCCAAGCTCTGGATGCATGTGAAAATATCTTCTCATCTCTACTACATATTCAAAAATGCTTTGTAAAGAGTTCAATTTGTTCTGCACATATACCCCCTAATTTATTGTATATTTCTATATTATAAAGCATATAACTATAAAATAAAATAAACAATTTCTATATTACAATAAATCAACAAATAACTTTATTGAAAATATCCTGAATCTTTGAATGTTCATTTGTCTGAGTGAGCGCCAGACCCAAAAGCAAACGCGATTTCGCTGTAGAAATTCCTTCTGAAAATATACAGCCAAAATCCTTTAGCCTACTCGATCCGCCTTTGTATGAGTATACTGGCAATACCCTGCCATTGTGACACCTCGAGGTTATTACAACGGGAATCTTTCGCTCTATGGCCATTAATACCCCATCTTCTAACTCAGGTGGAACGTTTCCGCGCCCAAATGCTTCAATTACAATACCTTTTGCGCCATTTTTGATGCAAAATTCTATAATATCTGAAGTCATGCCTGTATACGCTAAAATTGGCACGACATTTGGGAAATTGTCAGGAATATCAAACTTTAATCTGGATCTCTGGTTATTGTAGAAGCAAATCCTGTCCACATCTGCATATCCAATAATACCCATGTTGCCTGAGCTAAATGTCCTAACATTGCTTGTGTGTTTTTTGGAAACGTATAGGGCTCCAAATATTTCTTCGTTTAGAGATACCATTACCCCCCTATTGTTTGCGCCCTCATCGATAGCTATTCTTGCTGCATTTATTATATTTCTTGGACCATCTGAATCAAATTCGGATGCATCCCTTTGAGCAGCCGTGAATATTATTGGTCTCTCGTTATCTACAGTTAGCTCCAGAAAGAAGGCGCTATCCTCAATGGTATCTGTGCCATGAGTCACAATTATCCCACTTATATCTTTATTTTTAAATATATCTCTAATTTTATTAGCGAGCTTTAACAAATTTTCTGGTTTCATGTTACAACTTGCAAAATTACTAAAATTCACAACTTCAAAATCCGCAATTTCTCTAATACCAGGAATGCTGCCAATAAGCTCTTCGCCAGAAACCGCAGGAATTGATTTTCCTGCATCATTCTTTTTCATTGCAATGGTTCCTCCAGTTGCTACAATCACTACCTTTTTCATTGTATACCTCCTAAATTAATACCTTTTTTATCTATAATACTACTTTAAAAAATTTTTTAATTATATATATTTTAATATTTAATGTATAATTTGGTTAAATTAAATATTTTTTTGGAGTTGAACAATAATTTTTTTAAAAATTTTTAGCAGTAAACTTAAAAAGTTAGTTAATCATAAAATTTTTTTTGGTATTCTAATAATCCTTCCTACAATATTTGTAATCCTTTGGACTTTAAACAGCGAAATGACTAGCTTTCATAATTCCAAATTAATCGTTGAAGAGGATGCTAGAAGTTTAGCTTCTTCATACGCAAATCAGATATCCACAAGATTGGATTCGAAGTTTAATACGCTTGAATTCATTGGAAATTTATTGCTAATAAATAAATCATCTAAAGATGTCGTTGATAAAGAAATAGTCAATTTTGTTAGTTATTTAGTTAAATTTTATCCTGAGACACCAGCTTTTAGCATATATTCGGGGGACAATAAAATTATTTTTACTACCCTTCCAAATATTAAAAATGTTCCAGAAATAAATTTTTTCCCTCTTAATAAGAACCCAAATTATCAGCTTGGATTGGTTCACATAGGTTACTTTCACAATGAGGTTCTTAACGAGAGATATATTCTAAGGGATTCAGCTGGCAAGCCCATCTATTTTATTCGCACAGTTTATTTTCTAAAAAATTTGCTATCTAGCAATATAAAAGACCAAGACTTTCATTTTATAGTTATAGACTTGAGAAATAATACTCAATTAGGCAGCCTTTATAATGGCATAGTTACAACTAACCTATCAAATATTAATGGGAATGAAATAATAGTAGGCGTTCCTGGATATCCATTTGAGATAAAGGCGGTTTATCCTCAGGAATTGATATGGCAAACTTATATAAATACTTCGTTAAAAAGATGGCTTCTTGAAGGATTTATATTAATTTTTATATTGCTATTGAATATTTATTTTTTATTTTATATAAATAGAAGAGAAAGAGAGAAAAGAAATCTACAGAGGATTATTGATTTTGGATCTGTTCTTTCACAGGTAAATCAGCTGGTTGCAAACGTTCAAGATGAGTCAGTTTTATATCAGTCAATATGTGATATTGCTATAGAATTTGGTCATTTGAAGCTATCATTTATAGCAAGGCCAGACGAAAATGGTGTTTTTCGAATTCTTGCTGCAAGTGGTGAAACAGATTATGCTCATTCTGTATTTATCTCTTCAAATCCTAACATCCCTGAGGGTCAAGGCTCATCTGGACGAACATGGAGAGAGAAGGCACCAAACTATGTCCAATCATTTGAAAAAGAGCTTTTTACATCTCCCTGGAGAGATTTGGCAAAGAAGTCTGGCATAAAGTCAAGCGCTACCATTCCAATATTTAGAAACAATGATATATGGGCTAACTTTTCTGTATATCATGCAAATAAAAACGTTTTTACAGGTGATTTAAAAAATTTATTGGAAGAGCTCTCAAGAGATATATCAATTGGTTTAGATAGATTAGATTATAGAAAGAGAGAAAAGGAAACCTCAGAGATCAGAAAAAGTATTATTGAGAATGCCTTAGTTGGCATTGCACTCGTAAAAGACAGAACGTTTTTACAGGTAAATCCAAAATATGCCCAGATATTTGGTTATGCTGATCCCCAAGATCTCATAGGAAAGCCTACGAAAACATTGTTTTACGATGATGAAGAATATGAAAGAGTTGGTAAGATATATAATGATCTATTAATGAATAAAAAGACCGAACTAATGGAAATTCGTCAAAAAGGTCTGAATAATAAGCAGATAATTTGTGAGGCTACTGCCAATGTAATTGACGAGGATGAAAAAATTGCCATCTGGACTGTTCAAGACATTACTGAAAAGAAGACATACTTAGAAAAATTGCGACAAAGCGAACAGGATTACAGAAAATTGTTCGAGGATCACAGCGCAGTAAAACTCTTGATAGATCCTGAAAATGGAGATATATTCGATGCCAATTATGCTGCAGCTAATTATTATGGATATGATAGATCTGATTTAATAAAAATGAATATATCTGATTTGAACGCTCTGCCACAAGACGAAGTAGCAAAAGAGATGGCTAAAGCGGATAAAAAAGATAAAACTCACTTTGAATTCAGGCACAGAAGAGCTGATGGCTCAATTAGAGATGTCGAAGTTTTCAGCAATTCTATACAGATGTCAGGTAAAAGACTGTTGCACTCTATTATTTTCGACATTACAGAAAGAAAAAGAGCTCAATCTGAATTAGAAAGGGCGTATTTTCTTTTAAATAATATTATTGAAAACTTACCTGATGCTACTTTTGTTATAAATATCGAGGGAAAAGTTCTGGCGTGGAATAAATCTATGGAAATCCTAACAAAGATGAAAAAGGAAGATATATTAGGAAAAAATTATTTAGAATACTCAAAATTGTTTTATCACGATCCCCAACCATTGCTAATCGATCTAATTTTAAATGCAGATGAAGAATTTATAAAAGAAAATTATAAAATTATATATAGGTTTGAAGATATAATCTATGCAGAATCCTACGCTCCAAATATATTCGATTACAAAGGTGCATATATGTTTATAGCTACATCTAAATTGAAAGATAGAAATGGGAAAACAATTGGCGCAATCGAATCAATAAGAGATATCTCAGATAGCAAAATGATGGAAGAAAAATTACATGAGTTGTCCATCAAAGACTCTTTGACTGATTCTTACAATAGAAGGTATTTTCAAGAAAGGTTGGAAGAAGAGATTGATAGAACAAAGCGAAATAACATACCTTTTTCTTTAATAATGCTTGACATTGACGATTTTAAAGCCATTAACGATAATTACGGCCATATAGTTGGTGACAAGGTACTTGTAGAGATTGTAAAATTTGTAAAAAATAGAATTAGAAAAACTGATTTTATAGCCAGATGGGGCGGAGAAGAATTTATGATACTTCTCACAAATACCGATCTGCATTATACTGAAAAATTAGCTATTGAGCTGAAAAATGGAATGAGTAAATTAGATATTCCTGAAATTGATTTCGTATCTGCAAGCTTTGGGGTTACAAGTTATCATCAATCTGACACAGTTAACTCAATAACCAAAAGAGTCGATGACCTAATGTATGCCGCAAAAGCTGCTGGCAAAAACTGTGTAAAGTGCGATCTAAATGATGCAAATAACTAAGATTGGAGCCAACGGGCGGATTCGAACCGCCGACCTACTGATTACGAATCAGTTGCTCTACCAGCTGAGCTACGTTGGCCTAAGTTCTATATTATACCAAAAAAATTATGAATTAATACCTAAGATTTTCAATATCTCATCTTCCATATTTTCTTTGTCTATTATTCCCTTATGCAACATATTCTTCCCCTTTAGCGATTTTAGCGGCATAGGAATTGGAGTGGCAGTTTTTTCTTCAATCTCGTACATAAGATCAAACTCGCTCTTGCTAGCTTCTGGCTTGCCAAATAGAGCTTCGTAAATGCTTATTGAAAATTTATATGGGTTTGCAGTCGATAAGATAAATGTCGGCGTAGCATCTTTAGTAAGATTAATATATTTTAAATAGACTGCTCTACCCACAGCTGTGTGAGTATCCAAAAGATATTTGTTATCTACAAAATCTTTATAGATTTGTTTCTTTGTGGTTTCGTCATCAGCCCAATCAGCCCAAAACAGATCTTTTATCTTATCGTGTATAGACGCTTCTATCTTATATTTGCCGCTGTCCTTTAGCTGAGCCATCAAATTTGAGATGTATTCTGAATCCTTCTCTGACAGCTCGTACAAGAGCCTTTCAAGATTGCTTGAAATCAAAATGTCCATTGAAGGTGAGATAGTCTTATAAAAATTTCTTTTTCTATCGTAAACCCCAGTATTGATAAAGTCAGTAAGCACGTTATTGCTATTGGATGCGCAGATAAGCTTCTTAATCGGCAAACCCATTTTCTTTGCATAATAACCAGCCAATATATTTCCAAAATTTCCAGTTGGAACTACGAAATTTATTTCTGAACCTTTATTGAACAAACCTTTTTGTAAGCCCTGAACGTATGAATAAAAATAATATACGATTTGAGGCGCCAGTCTACCCCAGTTTATTGAATTTGCAGAAGAGAGCTCAATGCCATTTTGAAGCAATCTGTTATTTAGACTCTTATTGTTGAAAATTGATTTTACAGTATTCTGAACGTCATCAAAATTTCCATTTACTGCATAAGAAAAGGTATTCGAACCTTCCTGCGTGACCATTTGCAGTCTTTGGACTTCACTCACGCCATTATGCGGAAAGAAAACTATTATTTTAGTACCCAATACGTCTCTATAGCCCTCAAGAGCAGCCTTGCCTGTATCCCCAGAGGTGGCTACCAAGATAACTATTTCATTTTTTATATTATTTTTTTCTTTGGCAATGGACAACAGCAGCGGCATTATTTGAAGTGCGATATCCTTGAAGGCCTGAGTAGGACCATGCCACAGTTCGGTTACTGAACAACCTTCCTGCAAGGTAAATATAGGTGTGACGTCATGACTGTCAAATTTATTAATGCTATAAGCCTTTTCTATGCAGCTCTTTATCTCTTCATCAGAATAATCTGTTAGGAATTTTTTTAGGATTATAAAAGCGATATCTTTATAGCCTTTTATGTGCTCAAAATCTTGGATATCTACAGTTGGGATATCTTCTGGAACGAAAAGCCCTCCATCTTTAGATAGCCCTTGAAGTATCACCTGTGAAGAGGTTAATTTTTTCTCCATTCCTCTTGTGCTGTTATAAAACATTTTTCACCTCGTTTAAAAAATAATTCTTCCAGAATACATAGAACAATATTCACCGTTTAAAATATAAACCAATTCTCCCTGAGATCCAATTGAATCTAAAATTACATTAGAAATTGTTTCACTGTTTTTCTCAAGTTGAACAAATTCATTCTTTAGATAAAGCTTTTTGTTTATATCCTTTAATATCATATCAAAAAAACTAAGTGAAAAATTATCTATAATATTTTCAAAAACATCTAAGATATCCATTAAGAGCTCATTTATACCTATGTGATCATTAAATACTGATTTTAAATTGATAGCTGGATATCGTATATTCTCAACGTTTATTTCATTATTTACGTTTATTCCAAATCCGCAGATATAATAAAACGAACCCTTAAAACTAAATTTTTCTACAAGTATCCCTGAAACCTTTTTCCCCATCAGAATAATATCATTTGGCCATTTTATAAGAGGATCTGAGCCCATCTTCTCTAAAACTTTCAAAACAGAATATGAGCAAATAAGCGGCAACAAAGACTCTTTGAAATTTAAAGTCTCACCAAGCGAGAGTGAGAACCACAACCCGCCCTTGTTTGATTGCCAGACTGAGCCTCTTTGACCTCTTCCATTCGTTTGTTCAGATGAGACTATCACAGGAAAGAGACTGTATTTTCTGATCCAATCCCTTAATGTGTCTTGTGTGCTTCCAGTTTCCTTTAAAAATAGTATATTTTTAGGCCCTTTCAAGACTCTCCCCTGCAGAGAAATCCTTTCTCGGTAACTATGATGTCCATTTTTATGTCCCATGGATCTGATTTTATGGCATCAACTATCTGAAAATCAAAGGCTACACCAATTTTCAAAGTCGTATTAGGCATATTTTTCAAAAATTTGTCGTAGAAACCTTTTCCAAAGCCGAGTCTATTTGAATTTCGGTCAAAAGCCACGCCTGGAATGAATATTAAGTCTAACTTTTTTGATTTTAATCTGCTTGGCTTATACATTGGCTCAAGGATACCATAGGGTCCCTTTTCCCATATAGTATCCACAAAGCACTGAACAGGATTGATCTTTAAACTTCTTAATGAAACAGTAGGCAAATATACGCTTTTATGTCTATTTAGGGCATCGTTGTAAAGAATCCCGAGATCAACTTCTCCTTTGATTGAAGAATAAAGCATTAAACTCCTTGATTCCAGATAAAAAAAGCTCTTTATAATCATCGAGCAGATAGAAGAGCTCAGAGATTCTCTCAAGTTTGAGTTCAGCGTCTCTCTTCTTTTAAGAATCTCTTCTCTAATTAATATTTTTTCCATATAAATTCAGATCTTAAATGCTATATCCCTAATTTTTTTAAGATTGAATCGTCATTTATAAGCGTCTGAGATCTCTTGGCACCTATACTTACAAATAATACAGGAGTTTTTGATAGCTCTTCAATCTTTTTTATATATTTGATAGCATTTTCAGGCAAGTCCTCAAACCTCTCTACTTTAGTGGTATCGGTTTTCCAGCCTGGCACTTCTTCATATAGCAATTCCACATTGTACAGATCTGACATACAGGATGGTATTCTATCTATAATCTTGCCAGATTTTAATTTATACGCATAAGCGATTTTTAGCGTATCCAAATCGTCTAAAACGTCAAGTTTGGTCAGGGCAAAGCCATCAAGGGAGTTTACGATTGAGCTATAGCGCAATATCACAGCATCCAGCCAGCCAGTCCTTCTGGGCCTTCCTGTGGTAGTGCCAAATTCATGGCCTTTTTGTCTCATTCTTTCGCCCATGTCATCAAATAGTTCTGTTGGAAATGGTCCCTCACCAACCCTTGTGGTGTAAGCCTTTGCTATACCAATTATGCCATTGATATATTTTGGACCTACTCCTGAGCCCATACATGCGCCCCCAGCGGTCGGGTGTGACGATGTTACAAATGGATACGTTCCATGGTCGAGATCTAATAGCGTACCCTGAGCTCCTTCAAATAAAACCTTTTGTCCATTTTTCAAAGCATCGTTTATTTCGTAAACTGAATCAATTACGTGATCAGCAAAGTACTCCTTAAATCTGAGCAATTCTGAAAAAATTGAATCAATGTTTATTACGCTAAGATCTACGAAATTGCTATAAAGTTTAACCTTTTCTTCATAAGATTTGTACAATAGGTCTTTCAGATCAGACTCTGAGCAGTAGAGATCTCCCATTCTTATTCCCACTCTGCCATATTTATCCATATACGTAGGTCCGATGCCCCTACCTGTAGTTCCAATCACCTTGCCGTTTGGAGTTTGATCCTTCCACTTATCTATAATTGGATGAAATGGCAAAATCAAATGAGTTCTTGTGCTTATAAAAAGGTTCTTGCATTCGTGGCCTCTTTCTTTCAAGCCCTCAACTTCTTTGTGTAGCATCCATAGGTTTAGGACTGCTCCGTTACCTATTATGCACTTCTTGTCAGAATATAAAATCCCTGATGGTATATTGTGAAATTTATATTCTTTATCACCAACTACTACCGTGTGACCCGCGTTATCTCCTCCTTGGTATCTAACGATAAGATTCATTCTCTGAGCGAGCCAATCAGTAATCTTGCCTTTTCCTTCATCTCCCCATTGCGCTCCTACAATAACAACTCCTGGCATTACACCACACCTCCAAAATTTTTACTCATTATTATAAAAATCCTCTTTATTCACAAATTTTGCTTGCTCTTTAAGAAATACCAATTCTACTTTACCAAGTGGACCATTTCTTTGTTTCGCGATAATTATTTCTGCTATCCTCTTCTTGTCTGATTTAGGATTATAATACTCATCCCTATATATAAAGGCTACCACGTCAGCAATCTGCTCTATCTCGCCCGACTCTCTAAGGTCAGATAGTACAGGTCTTTTTTCATTTCTTGTCTCTACAGCCCTTGAGAGCTGTGAGAGCGCGATGATCGGGACCTCTATCTCCCTGGCCAGGGCTTTTAGAGATCTTGCAATTTCAGCCACTTCTTGAACTCTGTTTTCATTTCTTCTGCCCTGCATCAGCTGCAAATAATCAACTATTATCAAGGACAAAGGGGTTTCGCTCTTTAACTTTCTTGACTTTGCTCTCATCTCAAGCGCGGAGATATTTGGCGTATCGTCAATATAAATATTGCACTCAGAGAGCTTTGATATTGCCCTGCTAAGCTTGGGCCACTCGTGCTCTTGAATGTTTCCCGTCCTAAGATTGTGTATATCAATCATACCTTCAGAACATATCAATCTCTGGGCCAACTGTTCTTTTGACATCTCCAAAGAAAATAGACCAACAGCTTTATCGGGCAAGCCAGCCAAATGTCTTGCAAGGTTTAGACAAAAAGCAGTTTTTCCCATTGATGGCCTTGCGGCTATGATTATCAGATCTGAAGGCTGAAAGCCTGCCGTGAGGAAGTCAAAATCCTTAAATCCGCTCGGCTCACCAGTTATGCCAGTCTTGTTTTTAAACGACTTGTCAATCATCTCAAATGTGGTGGTAAGGGCGTCTGAAATGTGAACGAATCCCTTTCTTGACCTTTTTTGAGTTATTTCAAAAACCAGCTTTTCAGCCCTATCCAGCGCCTCTCCGAGACTCTCCTTTGAAAACCCTATTTCTACTATCTCGGTCCCAACTTCAATTAACTTTCTAAATAGTGCCGCCTCTTCAATCAGTTTTGAATAATACTCTGCGTTTGCGGGGGT
Encoded here:
- a CDS encoding sodium:solute symporter family protein; translated protein: MSNEFLALGIIFIFVFVTTIVGMLPGMKEKLNLEGWAIGGRGFGRWLSWFILAGEIYTAFAFLGASGWAYARGGPTFYILGYGALAYVVGYYVLPKISPIGKKFGLMTQPDLVQHIYDSKPLGILTAVIGVLFLLPYLQLQLTGLGIIIQTCSYGLITKVPAMLIAFTLVAIFVYLSGLKGVATTAIIKDVVMIIAVVFFGLYLPFHFYGNLGNMFDALDAAKPGFLALPGGTKVLDVSWVMSTLVLTSLGFYMWPHFSANSFSAKSPEVLRHNAVFLPLYQICLLFPMLIGFTALLILPGLSNPDMSFMVMVQKVFPGWALGLVGGAGALACMIPASDLILNTSMIFTRNIYCRGFNPDADHPHQKFVARIIVFIVTATALCLAIFAPNLLVNLLLIGYSGVTQFFPMIVLGLFWKRSTKIASFCGLIVGEILVVYLTLNKLDPVAILGLHLNAGFVALMVNLIIFIVISIFTSNNDDLIAKEKRLNAL
- a CDS encoding DUF3311 domain-containing protein, producing MKALKFVLTLIPFVWTIAMIPFVNTVKPIVLGLPFLAFWLVAGIFVAFVCLSIIYKIDTNNSNG
- a CDS encoding amidohydrolase, with translation MQNKLNSLQSIFEYVVEMRRYFHMHPELGLEEFNTQARIISELTSFGLRPGKIGDTGVICEVTGNGPKRVAIRADMDALPIDDVIDKPYKSNNPNVCHACGHDGHTAMLLGVAKFFSENIDLLHGNIRLIFQPNEEKVPIGGAKRLIEEGVLDGVDTIIGAHLWQPIECGKIGISYDRLMACADEFTINVSGRGGHGSMPHQTVDPIITGAQIILALKMVTATSIDPLENAVLSIGLFNSGSAFNIIPDKSLVKGTVRTFSQEVREIMFRRIEEICEGICASNGAKYTLEPIFGYPSLINHKNIVKIIENSAIEAIGEENVQHIKPVMGAEDFSYYLQKIKGAFFFIGAGNAAKGIVYPHHHPHFDIDEDALMVGLKVFVNSAMKLLE
- a CDS encoding asparaginase is translated as MKKVVIVATGGTIAMKKNDAGKSIPAVSGEELIGSIPGIREIADFEVVNFSNFASCNMKPENLLKLANKIRDIFKNKDISGIIVTHGTDTIEDSAFFLELTVDNERPIIFTAAQRDASEFDSDGPRNIINAARIAIDEGANNRGVMVSLNEEIFGALYVSKKHTSNVRTFSSGNMGIIGYADVDRICFYNNQRSRLKFDIPDNFPNVVPILAYTGMTSDIIEFCIKNGAKGIVIEAFGRGNVPPELEDGVLMAIERKIPVVITSRCHNGRVLPVYSYKGGSSRLKDFGCIFSEGISTAKSRLLLGLALTQTNEHSKIQDIFNKVIC
- a CDS encoding diguanylate cyclase translates to MTSFHNSKLIVEEDARSLASSYANQISTRLDSKFNTLEFIGNLLLINKSSKDVVDKEIVNFVSYLVKFYPETPAFSIYSGDNKIIFTTLPNIKNVPEINFFPLNKNPNYQLGLVHIGYFHNEVLNERYILRDSAGKPIYFIRTVYFLKNLLSSNIKDQDFHFIVIDLRNNTQLGSLYNGIVTTNLSNINGNEIIVGVPGYPFEIKAVYPQELIWQTYINTSLKRWLLEGFILIFILLLNIYFLFYINRREREKRNLQRIIDFGSVLSQVNQLVANVQDESVLYQSICDIAIEFGHLKLSFIARPDENGVFRILAASGETDYAHSVFISSNPNIPEGQGSSGRTWREKAPNYVQSFEKELFTSPWRDLAKKSGIKSSATIPIFRNNDIWANFSVYHANKNVFTGDLKNLLEELSRDISIGLDRLDYRKREKETSEIRKSIIENALVGIALVKDRTFLQVNPKYAQIFGYADPQDLIGKPTKTLFYDDEEYERVGKIYNDLLMNKKTELMEIRQKGLNNKQIICEATANVIDEDEKIAIWTVQDITEKKTYLEKLRQSEQDYRKLFEDHSAVKLLIDPENGDIFDANYAAANYYGYDRSDLIKMNISDLNALPQDEVAKEMAKADKKDKTHFEFRHRRADGSIRDVEVFSNSIQMSGKRLLHSIIFDITERKRAQSELERAYFLLNNIIENLPDATFVINIEGKVLAWNKSMEILTKMKKEDILGKNYLEYSKLFYHDPQPLLIDLILNADEEFIKENYKIIYRFEDIIYAESYAPNIFDYKGAYMFIATSKLKDRNGKTIGAIESIRDISDSKMMEEKLHELSIKDSLTDSYNRRYFQERLEEEIDRTKRNNIPFSLIMLDIDDFKAINDNYGHIVGDKVLVEIVKFVKNRIRKTDFIARWGGEEFMILLTNTDLHYTEKLAIELKNGMSKLDIPEIDFVSASFGVTSYHQSDTVNSITKRVDDLMYAAKAAGKNCVKCDLNDANN
- the thrC gene encoding threonine synthase, which translates into the protein MFYNSTRGMEKKLTSSQVILQGLSKDGGLFVPEDIPTVDIQDFEHIKGYKDIAFIILKKFLTDYSDEEIKSCIEKAYSINKFDSHDVTPIFTLQEGCSVTELWHGPTQAFKDIALQIMPLLLSIAKEKNNIKNEIVILVATSGDTGKAALEGYRDVLGTKIIVFFPHNGVSEVQRLQMVTQEGSNTFSYAVNGNFDDVQNTVKSIFNNKSLNNRLLQNGIELSSANSINWGRLAPQIVYYFYSYVQGLQKGLFNKGSEINFVVPTGNFGNILAGYYAKKMGLPIKKLICASNSNNVLTDFINTGVYDRKRNFYKTISPSMDILISSNLERLLYELSEKDSEYISNLMAQLKDSGKYKIEASIHDKIKDLFWADWADDETTKKQIYKDFVDNKYLLDTHTAVGRAVYLKYINLTKDATPTFILSTANPYKFSISIYEALFGKPEASKSEFDLMYEIEEKTATPIPMPLKSLKGKNMLHKGIIDKENMEDEILKILGINS
- a CDS encoding biotin--[acetyl-CoA-carboxylase] ligase gives rise to the protein MKGPKNILFLKETGSTQDTLRDWIRKYSLFPVIVSSEQTNGRGQRGSVWQSNKGGLWFSLSLGETLNFKESLLPLICSYSVLKVLEKMGSDPLIKWPNDIILMGKKVSGILVEKFSFKGSFYYICGFGINVNNEINVENIRYPAINLKSVFNDHIGINELLMDILDVFENIIDNFSLSFFDMILKDINKKLYLKNEFVQLEKNSETISNVILDSIGSQGELVYILNGEYCSMYSGRIIF